From Chiloscyllium punctatum isolate Juve2018m chromosome 36, sChiPun1.3, whole genome shotgun sequence, the proteins below share one genomic window:
- the LOC140460758 gene encoding uncharacterized protein isoform X1, translating to MEKPEESRPVEKPWKCGDCGKGYHFPSALETHRRSHTREKPFLCPVCGKAFRHSSNLQAHQRIHTGERPFRCPECGKAFGTSSHLMTHQRIHTGEKPFTCSQCGKAFSDSSSLLTHQRVHTGERPFSCPECGKGFSNSCNLLTHQRVHTGERPFTCSLCGKGFTYSSNLRNHQRIHTGERPFSCPKCGKAFSSSSNLLTHQRIHTGERPFSCPKCGKAFSSSSNLLTHQRVHTGERPFSCPKCGKAFTQVSSLLRHQWVHTGERPFTCSQCGKGFTSSSNLLTHLRVHTGERPFTCSQCGKGFTRSSHLQRHQRVHVPSQGD from the coding sequence atggagaaaccagaggaatcccgccctgtggagaaaccgtggaagtgtggtgactgtgggaaaggctaccatttcccgtctgccctggagactcatcggcgcagtcacaccagggagaagcCATTCCTCTGCCCTGTCTGCGGAAAGGCCTTCAGACATTCCTCTAACCTGCAggcccaccagcggatccacacgggggagaggcccttccgctgtcccgagtgcgggaaggccttcggCACATCCTCCCACCTGatgacccaccagcggatccacacgggggagaagccattcacctgctctcagtgcgggaaggccttcagcgattcctcctccctgctgacccaccagcgtgtccacacgggggagaggcccttcagctgccccgagtgcgggaagggcttcagcaattcctgcaacctgctgacccaccagcgggtccacacgggggagaggccgttcacctgctctctgtgcgggaagggcttcacctactCCTCCAACCTGCGGAAccaccagcgtatccacacgggggagagacccttcagctgccccaagtgcgggaaggccttcagcagttcctccaacctgctgacccaccagcgtatccacacgggggagagacccttcagctgccccaagtgtgggaaggccttcagcagttcctccaacctgctgacccaccagcgtgtccacacgggggagagacccttcagctgccccaagtgtgggaaggcctttacccaggtctcctccctgctgagacaccagtgggtccacacgggggagaggccgttcacctgctctcagtgtgggaagggcttcaccagctcctccaacctgctgacccacctacgcgtccacacgggggagagaccattcacctgctctcagtgtgggaagggcttcacccgctcctcccacctgcagaggcaccagcgagttcacgtgccatcgcagggggattga